The sequence CTGGAAGGTCGACGTCTTCCTCCTCGACCCCGACCCGCTCGCGTACCCAGGCGAAATAGACAACACGCATCACTCGGCCTCGACGATATGGGGCACTCCGCCCCGGATATAATCGTAGCCGGTCCACACCGTAAGGGCGGCGGCGATCCACAACACCACCAACCCGACGACCTCGGCCGCCTGGGCTACCGATCCCAGCAGCGGCGCAACCAGGAGCACGGCGATCGCGACGAGCTGCATCGTGGTCTTCCACTTGGCCACCTGACTCACGTGGATCACCACCGTGCCGCCGAGGAACTCGCGCAGTCCGGAGACGAAGATCTCCCGCATCAGGATGAAGACGGCGGCCAGCACGTGCAGGCCGACGATCGTGCCGTCGGCGGCGAGCGCCACCAGAAGTGCGGCGACGATCAGCTTGTCGGCGATCGGATCGAGCATCCGCCCGAGCGCGGTGGTCTGGTTCAAGGCCCGCGCCAGATAGCCGTCGACATAGTCGGAAAGGGCTGCGACCACGAACAGGATCACCGCCACCCACCGGGCCGTCTCGCTCGGAACCAGCAGCAGGGCAGCCACCACCGGTACGGCCGCGATGCGGACATAGGTCAGGATGTTCGGGATCGTGAGCGCGTCGCGGCTGGTCATCTCAGGGTCCAGGACAAGCAAATGGCGGGCCGTGTCGGACAGACCACAGCACCGTCCCCCGGTCAACGCAACGGTCGGTGACGCGGAGGGTTCCGACCCGCCAGAGCTCTCGATCCCCGCAACGCCGTCTACTGCCGCGTCGGAATGGTCCGTAGATAGGCCACGACCGCCGTCAGATCGGCATCGGTCATGCCGTGATAGTAGGGATAGCCCATCGGCGGCTTGAGCGGGGTTCCATCCGGACGGACGCCCTCGGCGATGGCGCGCTTGATCTCCTCATCCGACCAGGCGCCGATGCCCGCCTCCGGGTCCGGCGTGATGTTCGCGGCGACCGCCACACCCCAGGGTCCGGGGAATTCGCGACCGCCCGCGCCGAGCCCGGCAACCGGGTCCGGATGCCCGTCCGTCCAGCGCGTGTGGCACTCCATGCAGTGGGCGATGGTCGTCAGATAGAACCCCTCGGTCTCGATGTTCCCGGCGCGCGCCGCTTCCGGGATCGGCTCGTCCGCACCCGGAAACGGCTTTGCGACGATGATCTGGCGATAATCCGGCGTCGGCACCTGGTTCTCGACCGCGGGCAAGCTCCGCAGGTAGGCGACGATCGCATCAAGATCCCGTGGCGACAGCACCTTGTAGAAGGCGTAGGGCATCACCGGCGCGAGCGGGGTGCCGTCGGGCCGGATCCCGCCGACGAGAGCCGTCTTGATATCGGCATCCGACCAGGCCCCGATGCCGGTCGCTTCATCCGGCGTGATGTTGGAGGCGGTGACCGTGAACGGCGGTTCGTCGAAGGTCAGGCCGCCCGACAGCGCCCGCTCCATATCGGGCCCGCCCGGGCCGATCGGCGTGTGGCAGTTGCCGCAGGCCATCAC is a genomic window of Amorphus orientalis containing:
- the pgsA gene encoding CDP-diacylglycerol--glycerol-3-phosphate 3-phosphatidyltransferase; translated protein: MTSRDALTIPNILTYVRIAAVPVVAALLLVPSETARWVAVILFVVAALSDYVDGYLARALNQTTALGRMLDPIADKLIVAALLVALAADGTIVGLHVLAAVFILMREIFVSGLREFLGGTVVIHVSQVAKWKTTMQLVAIAVLLVAPLLGSVAQAAEVVGLVVLWIAAALTVWTGYDYIRGGVPHIVEAE
- a CDS encoding cytochrome c4, with translation MTSWFVPAAAGFGLLTALVSGAAAETLVERGDYLVNTVMACGNCHTPIGPGGPDMERALSGGLTFDEPPFTVTASNITPDEATGIGAWSDADIKTALVGGIRPDGTPLAPVMPYAFYKVLSPRDLDAIVAYLRSLPAVENQVPTPDYRQIIVAKPFPGADEPIPEAARAGNIETEGFYLTTIAHCMECHTRWTDGHPDPVAGLGAGGREFPGPWGVAVAANITPDPEAGIGAWSDEEIKRAIAEGVRPDGTPLKPPMGYPYYHGMTDADLTAVVAYLRTIPTRQ